One window of the Bubalus kerabau isolate K-KA32 ecotype Philippines breed swamp buffalo chromosome 9, PCC_UOA_SB_1v2, whole genome shotgun sequence genome contains the following:
- the MTHFD1L gene encoding monofunctional C1-tetrahydrofolate synthase, mitochondrial isoform X7, translating into MSARLPFVLRRLARPQHPGSPRRLPSLCRASSGGGSGCGGGEGLLGQQRLRDTQAGSSRGPGSPAPPARDSIVREVIQNSKEVLSLLQEKTPTFKPVLAIIQAGDDNLMQEVNQNLAEEAGLNITHICLPAESGEDEIIDEILKINEDSRVHGLALQIAETSFSNKILNALKPEKDVDGLTDVNLGKLVRGDAHECFISPVARAVIELLEKSGVSLDGKKILVIGAHGSLEATLQCLFQRKGSMTMSSQWKTPQLQGKLHTYKGKE; encoded by the exons ATGAGCGCGCGCCTGCCGTTCGTCCTGCGCCGGCTCGCGCGCCCACAGCACCCGGGCTCGCCGCGCCGCCTCCCATCTCTTTGTCGCGCCAGCAGCGGCGGGGGCAGCGGATGTGGCGGCGGGGAGGGTCTCCTCGGGCAACAGCGGCTGCGGGATACCCAGGCCGGGAGCAGCCGGGGCCCGGGCAGCCCGGCGCCCCCAGCGCGGGACTCGATCGTCCG AGAAGTCATTCAGAATTCGAAAGAAGTTCTGAGTTTATTGCAAGAAAAGACCCCTACCTTTAAGCCGGTTCTTGCTATTATTCAG GCAGGTGATGATAACTTGATGCAAGAAGTAAACCAGAATTTGGCTGAGGAG GCTGGTCTGAACATCACCCATATCTGCCTTCCTGCGGAGAGCGGGGAAGATGAG ATTATAGATGAGATCCTAAAGATTAACGAAGACAGCAGAGTACATGGCCTTGCCCTTCAGATCGCTGAGACCTCATTTAGCAACAAAATCCTCAATGCTTTGAAACCAGAAAAAGACGTGGATGG ATTAACGGATGTCAACCTGGGGAAGCTGGTTCGAGGAGATGCCCATGAGTGTTTTATCTCACCTGTGGCCAGAGCTGTAATCGAACTTCTTGAAAAGTCAG GTGTCAGCTTAGATGGAAAGAAGATCTTGGTAATAGGAGCCCATGGGTCTTTGGAAGCCACCCTACAATGTCTGTTCCAGAGAAAAGGGTCCATGACAATGAGCTCCCAGTGGAAAACACCTCAGCTTCAAGGCAAG CTGCATacatataaaggaaaagaataa